A part of Candidatus Poribacteria bacterium genomic DNA contains:
- a CDS encoding isocitrate/isopropylmalate dehydrogenase family protein produces MESFPCDLSRCYFRKEYRVVNSEAIETAKEHFGNVLQQQLERVEKLKQAPDWTNYSSISPIIVGMLGGDGIGPTISAETQRVLEYLLRDPVSSGKVEFRVIEGLTIENRAAKMQSIPDDVLEEIKGCHVTLKGPTHTPEQGDGWPNIESANVSMRKALDLFANVRPVRVPAENIDWTFFRENTEDMYALGSQGINVTDDLGIDFRVITSQGSERIIEAAFAHAQRTGRTKVTVVTKANIVKTTDGKFLDFGRQIAQRYPDIEWDSWYIDIMTAALINPARQQDFQVLVLPNLYGDILTDEAAQIQGGVGTAGSANIGKQAAMFEAIHGSAPRMVQEGRAQYADPSSLIRAGAMLLEHIGFDELGQKLHKALDICGQYERKVVMTGRSTGATSEAFGDYIMETVENANVEARWEEYVDAEA; encoded by the coding sequence ATGGAATCCTTCCCATGCGATCTGAGCCGCTGTTATTTCAGAAAGGAGTATAGAGTGGTCAACTCAGAAGCAATTGAGACCGCAAAAGAACATTTCGGAAACGTCTTGCAGCAACAACTTGAAAGGGTCGAGAAACTCAAACAAGCACCAGATTGGACAAATTATAGCTCTATTTCGCCTATTATTGTTGGTATGCTCGGCGGTGACGGCATCGGTCCAACAATCAGTGCCGAAACCCAGCGTGTGCTGGAATATCTCCTACGTGACCCAGTCAGCAGTGGGAAGGTCGAGTTTCGGGTAATAGAAGGACTAACCATCGAAAATCGTGCCGCAAAGATGCAGTCAATACCGGACGATGTGCTTGAGGAGATCAAGGGCTGTCACGTAACGCTAAAGGGACCGACGCACACGCCTGAACAAGGGGATGGATGGCCCAATATAGAGAGCGCGAACGTCTCCATGCGTAAGGCACTTGATCTATTCGCCAATGTCCGCCCGGTGCGCGTTCCTGCTGAGAATATTGACTGGACCTTCTTCCGTGAAAACACTGAAGATATGTACGCGCTTGGCAGCCAAGGCATCAATGTCACCGATGACTTGGGGATAGACTTTCGCGTGATCACAAGCCAAGGGTCTGAGCGAATTATCGAGGCAGCCTTCGCCCACGCGCAACGGACCGGCAGAACTAAGGTGACCGTCGTCACAAAGGCAAATATCGTCAAAACAACCGATGGCAAGTTCCTCGACTTTGGTCGTCAAATTGCGCAACGATATCCGGACATTGAATGGGATAGCTGGTATATCGACATCATGACCGCGGCACTAATAAATCCGGCGCGCCAACAGGATTTTCAGGTGCTTGTGCTACCCAACCTCTACGGCGATATCTTGACTGACGAGGCAGCGCAAATCCAAGGCGGCGTCGGAACTGCCGGGAGCGCGAACATCGGCAAACAGGCTGCCATGTTTGAGGCAATTCACGGGAGTGCCCCGCGTATGGTGCAAGAAGGAAGGGCACAGTATGCTGATCCAAGCTCTCTTATCCGTGCGGGTGCCATGCTGCTTGAGCATATCGGCTTCGATGAACTCGGTCAAAAATTGCACAAAGCCCTCGACATCTGCGGACAGTATGAGCGCAAGGTCGTTATGACCGGGCGCAGTACGGGTGCAACCAGCGAGGCATTCGGCGACTACATCATGGAAACCGTTGAGAATGCTAACGTTGAGGCGCGGTGGGAAGAATATGTGGATGCAGAAGCGTGA
- a CDS encoding Uma2 family endonuclease — translation MKPNNKAGIPTPIAGFFDWMYSNMPVMPTTLEALKKKQITLADYLLMPELHHPYEIIDGEMVPSLAPIPAHQIIGANIFIPLTQYVKAKELGVVLFAPVDIILQRDPLRTRQPDVLFIRKDKLPGTSLDDLEGLQLLEITPDLVIEVLSPSDTQKVLAGKLTDYQRIGVKECWLVGRETRSVEVLRLSAEKFERVGLYGLGETVRSEAIIDFRLNVDTIFG, via the coding sequence ATGAAACCTAATAATAAAGCCGGCATTCCTACTCCAATTGCCGGCTTTTTTGATTGGATGTACTCCAATATGCCTGTGATGCCAACCACTCTAGAGGCATTGAAGAAAAAGCAAATCACCCTTGCAGACTATCTGCTGATGCCCGAACTCCATCACCCGTATGAAATCATTGATGGAGAGATGGTGCCTTCTCTGGCTCCAATACCCGCCCATCAAATAATAGGTGCAAACATCTTTATCCCACTAACCCAGTATGTGAAGGCAAAAGAGTTAGGCGTAGTCCTCTTCGCGCCGGTTGATATTATCCTCCAACGTGACCCGTTACGAACGCGCCAACCTGATGTGTTGTTTATCCGCAAAGACAAACTGCCCGGCACCAGTCTTGATGACCTTGAAGGACTGCAACTCCTTGAGATTACCCCGGATTTAGTCATCGAAGTGCTTTCACCTTCGGATACACAAAAGGTGCTAGCTGGCAAGTTGACAGATTATCAACGGATTGGTGTCAAAGAGTGTTGGCTGGTCGGTCGGGAAACCCGCTCGGTTGAAGTCTTGCGTCTATCAGCGGAGAAATTCGAGCGGGTAGGTCTCTATGGCCTCGGCGAGACCGTCCGTAGTGAAGCCATTATAGACTTCCGACTGAACGTGGATACAATCTTTGGCTGA
- a CDS encoding DUF111 family protein, with protein MSPEIAGYLMEQLFERGALDVFMTPIFMKKGRPATKLSVLCTLPLRNTLSEMLLVETTTFGVRCYTVDRLKLTRDFVDIQTRWGAVRAKSGYLDGQLIKTVPEYEDCKELAEQHGVPLREVYEEAIRQMGE; from the coding sequence ATGTCGCCAGAGATTGCAGGCTACCTGATGGAGCAACTCTTTGAGCGAGGTGCTCTTGATGTCTTCATGACCCCAATATTCATGAAGAAAGGTCGTCCCGCGACAAAACTGAGTGTCCTTTGTACACTTCCCCTCCGTAATACCCTCAGTGAAATGCTTCTTGTAGAAACAACTACGTTTGGTGTCAGATGCTACACCGTTGACCGATTAAAACTCACCCGTGACTTTGTCGATATCCAGACACGGTGGGGAGCTGTTCGCGCGAAAAGCGGATATTTGGACGGTCAGTTAATTAAAACGGTTCCCGAATACGAAGATTGCAAGGAACTTGCGGAGCAACACGGTGTGCCACTTAGAGAGGTCTATGAGGAAGCAATCCGACAAATGGGTGAATGA
- the mdh gene encoding malate dehydrogenase: MARKKISVIGAGNVGATAALFIAQKQLGDVVMVDIIDGVPQGKSLDMAQASPVEMFDASVTGSTGYEETAGSDLVIITSGSPRKPGMTREDLLQTNANIVGSVTENVVKHSPDCIIVMLTNPLDIMTYHAWKVSGFPSNRVVGQAGVLDSARFRYFISLELGVSVEDISALVMGGHGDTMVPLPRYTTVGGIPIPQLISAERIEEMAQRTRDGGAEVVDLLKTSGYYAAGASLAQMAEAIIRDKKRLIPCAAHLTGQFGIDDLYIGVPIKLGADGVEEIIEVELTDDEIQALQTSAQTYQEGIELLGY, from the coding sequence ATGGCTCGAAAAAAAATTAGTGTGATTGGTGCTGGAAATGTCGGTGCAACCGCCGCGTTGTTCATTGCACAAAAGCAGCTTGGCGATGTCGTGATGGTGGATATCATCGATGGCGTCCCACAAGGAAAAAGCTTGGATATGGCACAGGCATCACCCGTTGAAATGTTCGATGCAAGTGTCACAGGTTCAACGGGTTACGAGGAGACAGCGGGCTCCGACCTAGTGATTATCACCTCTGGATCGCCCCGGAAGCCGGGAATGACCCGCGAAGACCTATTGCAAACTAACGCGAACATCGTTGGCAGTGTCACGGAAAACGTTGTGAAGCACTCACCGGATTGCATTATTGTGATGTTGACCAATCCGCTGGACATTATGACCTATCATGCGTGGAAGGTTTCGGGATTCCCGTCTAACCGAGTGGTTGGACAGGCAGGCGTACTCGATTCAGCGCGTTTCCGCTACTTCATCTCCCTTGAACTCGGAGTGTCCGTTGAGGACATCAGTGCCCTCGTGATGGGGGGACATGGAGATACGATGGTGCCCCTGCCGCGTTACACAACGGTCGGCGGAATCCCAATTCCGCAACTTATATCTGCTGAACGAATTGAGGAAATGGCGCAGCGCACACGAGATGGCGGTGCAGAGGTAGTCGATCTTCTGAAAACAAGTGGTTACTATGCAGCAGGTGCCTCGCTTGCTCAGATGGCGGAGGCAATCATCCGTGACAAAAAACGGCTCATCCCCTGTGCAGCCCATCTGACCGGACAGTTCGGTATTGACGACCTATACATCGGCGTCCCGATTAAATTGGGAGCGGACGGCGTTGAAGAAATTATCGAAGTCGAATTGACTGACGATGAAATCCAAGCGTTGCAAACATCGGCTCAGACATATCAAGAAGGGATTGAGTTGTTAGGGTACTAA
- a CDS encoding J domain-containing protein translates to MVTHYLFVDELAFISDQLRVVFNRNAGDVATHISFRDVQQFRKQLCAWDGAFIKPPMSLVSACHLEMLCDFYQGKLDFSVFQGFDTADQELIQNEIAAYASREALDALIGYRLRNWASVGLQSPKWELYQDLVQDYYEQTISQERRDQIEEVEGALAETTNWTPQAIHARCIGELFFEVDEVRLMSKVRLDKYLEGVCQQRDRRRNQGGGRSQLLSMPDALQDSFQFFGLTYPVDLNALRERYRQLALNYHPDKGGNLEMMQRLNTAYRRISDYLRQAETDQLS, encoded by the coding sequence ATGGTTACACATTATTTATTCGTTGATGAGTTGGCTTTCATCTCAGATCAATTGCGGGTTGTTTTTAATAGGAATGCGGGTGATGTAGCAACCCACATTTCTTTCAGGGATGTCCAACAATTTCGGAAGCAACTCTGCGCATGGGATGGAGCTTTTATAAAACCACCCATGTCGTTGGTTTCCGCCTGTCACTTAGAGATGTTATGCGATTTTTATCAAGGTAAGTTAGATTTTTCTGTCTTTCAGGGGTTTGATACAGCCGATCAGGAGCTGATTCAGAACGAGATTGCTGCATACGCTTCACGCGAAGCACTCGATGCCCTCATCGGCTACCGGTTACGAAATTGGGCATCAGTCGGTCTACAGTCTCCCAAGTGGGAACTTTACCAAGACTTGGTTCAAGATTATTACGAACAGACAATTTCTCAAGAGAGGCGTGATCAGATTGAAGAAGTTGAAGGTGCTCTTGCTGAAACGACGAACTGGACGCCGCAAGCAATCCATGCCAGATGTATTGGAGAGCTGTTTTTTGAGGTAGATGAGGTTCGGCTGATGTCCAAGGTTCGACTGGATAAGTATTTGGAAGGGGTTTGTCAACAAAGGGATAGGCGGAGGAATCAGGGCGGAGGGAGAAGTCAACTATTAAGTATGCCTGATGCACTACAGGACAGTTTTCAGTTCTTCGGCTTGACCTATCCGGTTGACCTGAATGCGTTGAGAGAACGCTATCGTCAACTTGCGTTGAACTATCATCCGGATAAGGGCGGGAATCTTGAAATGATGCAACGCCTTAACACCGCATATCGGCGAATTTCAGATTATTTGCGTCAAGCAGAAACAGACCAGCTTTCATGA